Proteins encoded by one window of Chryseobacterium foetidum:
- a CDS encoding response regulator → MTDHKNITFLLADDHSLIRQGIEILIEDLGFEGDVFHASTLQKVLDCVEENNIEMLVIDAAFPDGNSLEIIPKLKLNNPDLKILVFSGLEESDYALRFLNAGANGFLTKVSEEEEIKSAVTKVVEEGRYISSVTQGLLLNSLQKSNQQNPLDKLTKRELEVVKMYVDGMGNLEIANELGLKQNSVSTMKKRVFEKLGIDSLVELAALLKKY, encoded by the coding sequence ATGACAGATCATAAAAATATAACTTTTCTTTTGGCAGACGATCACAGTCTTATAAGGCAGGGTATTGAAATTCTTATTGAGGATTTAGGTTTTGAAGGTGATGTTTTCCATGCCTCAACTTTGCAGAAGGTTTTGGACTGTGTCGAAGAGAATAATATTGAAATGTTGGTAATTGATGCTGCATTTCCGGATGGCAACAGTCTGGAAATTATTCCCAAACTTAAATTGAATAATCCCGATTTGAAAATTTTGGTTTTTTCAGGTTTGGAAGAAAGTGATTACGCTTTACGTTTCCTGAACGCCGGAGCCAACGGTTTCCTGACCAAAGTAAGCGAAGAGGAAGAAATAAAAAGTGCAGTGACGAAGGTGGTTGAGGAAGGAAGGTATATCTCATCTGTTACGCAGGGTTTACTGCTGAACTCTTTACAGAAAAGCAATCAGCAGAATCCATTGGATAAGCTTACTAAAAGAGAACTTGAAGTGGTGAAAATGTATGTAGACGGTATGGGAAATCTTGAGATTGCTAATGAGCTTGGTCTGAAGCAAAACAGCGTAAGTACAATGAAAAAAAGAGTCTTCGAAAAACTCGGAATCGACAGTTTGGTGGAGTTGGCAGCGCTGCTCAAAAAATACTAG
- a CDS encoding sensor histidine kinase, with the protein MKNDIVISEPYGFRYRKLVHYSLIFCILFIQLIIAAFFYNEFVKDKKLTFVQKQLDEIHALENLTDQSRKEILNAQGFLQKFMATKDENFLQSYFASLKSLDDNLANINRYENKFPKIKELIAAPKASITTEKDLKKMIDSTQKYTSEVDRSQLNELPDFQKYKLNYDFEKFNVVLDTKIYSDTIKRKGLFGRLGEAISGKGQREKDSVVITVKEGVMPTAKSIKADFDRIIKEVNHHYTVENNKVKIRVKDNQVGNDSFYGVFNDLFVYSNGLMNVYEAAVKSSKSDLEKEYEKQKSKNNEIRKYLVFGSMILMFIVSILIMILTRIAFVYERKLNKANLQITENLNFRNRILGMLSHELRSPLKIMDIFIKRIKKKTTDESIQEYLKSISFTNNTLLIQANQILDYTKNQQAENKLIPVEFNLKNEIDAILNSVQPYIETRDNRFVVEQDIDPNLQVYSDNNKINQIFMNILGNANKFTENGEIKVVTKASKTDGNTVNLKTVITDTGVGISSADLEKIFEPYYQGVISDKVENLGAGLGLSLCRELAQLYSGDIKVESEKNVGTRVEFSLNLELKNDRS; encoded by the coding sequence ATGAAAAATGATATTGTTATTTCAGAACCTTATGGTTTCCGATACAGAAAACTCGTACATTATTCCTTAATTTTTTGCATTCTTTTTATACAGTTAATTATTGCTGCATTTTTCTACAACGAATTTGTAAAAGATAAAAAGCTCACTTTCGTACAAAAACAACTTGATGAAATTCATGCTCTTGAGAATCTCACAGACCAGTCCCGAAAAGAAATTCTGAATGCACAGGGATTTCTTCAGAAATTTATGGCTACAAAAGATGAAAATTTTCTGCAGTCTTATTTTGCATCTTTAAAGTCTCTTGATGATAATTTAGCCAACATCAACCGCTACGAAAACAAATTTCCAAAGATAAAAGAGTTGATTGCTGCTCCTAAAGCCAGCATTACTACCGAGAAAGATTTAAAGAAAATGATTGACTCAACTCAAAAATATACTTCTGAGGTAGATCGCAGTCAACTGAATGAATTACCGGATTTTCAAAAATATAAACTGAATTATGATTTTGAAAAATTCAATGTGGTTTTAGATACTAAAATTTACAGTGATACAATTAAAAGGAAAGGACTGTTTGGTAGGCTTGGTGAGGCGATTTCAGGGAAGGGTCAACGTGAAAAAGACAGTGTTGTCATCACAGTAAAAGAAGGAGTAATGCCTACTGCCAAAAGCATTAAAGCTGATTTTGACCGCATCATTAAAGAGGTCAATCATCATTATACTGTAGAAAATAATAAAGTAAAAATAAGGGTAAAAGACAATCAGGTAGGAAACGACAGTTTTTACGGTGTGTTTAACGATCTGTTTGTGTACAGCAATGGCCTGATGAATGTGTATGAGGCTGCTGTAAAATCTTCAAAATCTGATTTGGAGAAAGAATACGAAAAACAGAAATCTAAAAATAACGAAATCAGAAAATATCTTGTCTTCGGGTCGATGATTTTGATGTTTATTGTTTCAATTCTGATTATGATTCTTACAAGAATTGCCTTTGTTTATGAGAGAAAACTGAATAAAGCTAATCTTCAGATTACAGAAAATCTCAACTTTAGAAACAGAATTTTAGGAATGCTGAGCCACGAATTGCGTTCACCACTAAAAATTATGGATATTTTCATTAAAAGAATCAAAAAGAAAACTACCGATGAAAGCATTCAGGAATACTTAAAATCGATCAGTTTTACCAATAATACTTTGTTGATTCAGGCCAATCAGATTTTAGATTACACAAAAAATCAGCAGGCGGAAAATAAATTGATTCCTGTGGAGTTTAATTTAAAGAATGAGATTGATGCTATTTTAAATTCTGTGCAGCCTTATATTGAAACACGTGACAACCGTTTTGTTGTGGAACAGGACATTGATCCTAATCTGCAGGTGTATTCAGATAATAATAAAATCAACCAGATTTTCATGAACATTTTGGGGAATGCCAACAAGTTCACAGAGAATGGCGAAATTAAAGTAGTAACGAAAGCTTCGAAGACAGATGGAAATACAGTGAATTTAAAAACTGTAATTACAGACACAGGAGTAGGGATTTCCTCAGCCGATTTGGAGAAAATATTTGAACCGTACTATCAGGGAGTGATTTCAGATAAAGTTGAAAATCTGGGCGCAGGTCTCGGTCTGAGTCTCTGCAGAGAGCTTGCCCAGCTGTATTCTGGTGATATTAAAGTAGAAAGTGAGAAAAATGTAGGAACCAGAGTGGAATTCTCTTTAAATTTAGAATTGAAAAATGACAGATCATAA